TCGTCAAGGCTTCCGGGGTCATCAAGATCACCTCGATGTCCTCATCGATATCGGTCTGGGGACCGTCGTCTAGGTGTTCTAGATCCGTGGCCAGAAAGGCATAAATAATCTCATCGGAATAGCCCGGGGCCAGGGGAAAATTGCCAATGGGTTGCCAGGTATGGGCCCGATAGCCGGTTTCCTCTTCTAGCTCGCGCTGAATCGTGGTGGCCGGGTGTTCATCGGGTTCCACCGTACCGGCGGGAAACTCCAACAGTCGCCCCTGCAGGGCGAAGCGGTACTGGCGTACCAGCACCAACTCGCCGCTGGGCGTCACGGGAACCGCCAGGGCTCCCCCGGGATGACGAATACATTCCCAATCCCCTTCGGCCTTATTGGGCAAGCGCAGCCGATTGACTTCGAAGTTAAATTTACGACCCTCATAGAACAGGCGTTGTTTTAGCAGTTGGGGCGGTTCTTGGTGGATCGGCATAGAGACCGGTTTGCGAAAAACAGTAGATAAAGTGGCGGCGGATGATTCCTGGGCCCCCACCTGGCAGTACTCCCCTCATCGGTTACTAACGGCAATGCCCAGTAAGTGGGTATCCAGTCGGCCTATCGCCGCAAGAGGAGCTCAGTGGTGGGGCCTGGCAGGGGTTGTCAGTATTTAACCCTAATACTGCGAAGGTTAGCCAGATGGCAGGCAGGCGATCTAGGGGGAGGCGGCCAGAGTCAGTGGCCATACGTCTTGGGCACCAACCTGCTGGGCCAGGTCTTGAATGGTCTGACCAGAGCGGGGATCGACCCAATCGGCGGCGATCTCAGCCAGGGGCACCAGCACGAAGGCGCGTTCGTGCATGCGGGGATGGGGAATCTGCAGTGACGGCGTCTGCAGGACGATGTCATCCCAGAGTAAGAGATCGAGATCCAACTGTCGCGGTCCCCAACGCTCTCGCCGGATGCGGCCAAATCGACGCTCGATAGTGAGGAGCTGCTGTAGCAGTACCTCCGGCGTTAGCCGCGTCGTCACCAGGGCACAGCCGTTGAGGTAGTCTGGTTGGGGCGGGCCGACAGGTTTGGTGCGATACAGCCGGGACTGTCGAGCTAGCTCGGTCTGGGGCAGGGCATTTAGTGCCGCTAGGGCTCCCTGCAGAATAGCCACGGAGTCACCTAGGTTACTGCCGAGTGCGATCGCACAGGAAACAGATTCCATAGATTCCTAGATTAAGGAACATGACTTACCATGCTAACGCCAGTCGTAGCAGCCCCACGAGTGGCCCTGATCAATTTCGTCAGGGGATCTAGAGATGGGGCTGGAGTCGCTCGATCAGTTGATTGGCGGCCAGCACTCCTTCAATCCGATCGACAGGCTGCCCCTGCTTAAAGAGCACCAGGGTCGGCAGGGCTTCGATGTGATGCTGAGAGGCAATCTGGGGATAGCGGTCGGTATCGATCTTGACCACTTTTAGTTGCCCCTGCAGTTGGGCATTCACCTGCTCTAGAATCCCCGTCATCATCTGGCAGGGACCACACCAGGTGGCATAGAAATCTACCAGCAGGGGCTGTTGGGAACCGGCTAGCAGCTCAGCGAAGGATTGGAATTTCTGTTTAGTGACCATGGCAGCGGGGTCTGATAGAGTCTAGGCCAATACAATATGTTTCGATCCTAGACCAACAGCACTTTAAACTAGCCGCTGATCCGAATTCCTTAAGGCAATAGGGCTTCCTGACCATCGTCACCCAGGGGGGATCGGGGACAGATTCGATATAAGATGATCCGGTTGGGTTATGACATGGCTATGGCAGCGTTACAAGATCAGGTGGCAATCATCACCGGAGCCTCCCGCGGTATTGGCCGGGCAGTGGCCCAGACCCTGGCCGCTGAGGGAGCAAAGGTGGTCGTGAATTATGCTCGCTCCGGTGACGCCGCCGAAGCCGTAGTGGCCCAGATTCACCAGCAAGGGGGAGAGGGCATCGCCCTGCAAGCCGATGTGTCCCAGACGGACCAGGTAGACACGCTGATCCAAACCACCCTGGATAAATGGGGCCGCATCGATGTGTTGATCAACAACGCTGGCATCACCCGCGACACCCTGCTGCTGCGGATGAAGCCGGCCGACTGGCAGGCGGTGATCGACCTCAACCTGACCGGCGTCTTTCTCTGCACCCGGGCCGTGGCCAAGTTGATGTTGAAGCAGCGCCAGGGCCGCATCGTCAATATTGCCTCGGTGGCCGGTCAGATGGGCAATCCTGGCCAGGCCAATTACAGCGCCGCCAAGGCTGGTGTGATCGGCTTCACTAAGACGGTCGCCAAGGAACTGGCCAGTCGCGGGGTGACGGTCAATGCCGTGGCGCCCGGGTTCATCGCCACGGATATGACTGGGGACCTATCCAATGCCGAGGAGATCCTCAAATTCATTCCCCTGGGTCGCTTCGGCCAACCGGAGGAGATTGCCGGCATGGTGCGGTTTTTAGCAGCCGATGCCGCCGCCGCCTACATCACCGGCCAGGTCTTCAATGTGGATGGCGGCATGGTCATGGCCTAGGCCGTCGGGCCGGGGCCGCAAAGGCCGCCTGCAGGGCCTGATAGCGCTGGTCGAAGGTCTCGGTGTCGGAGGTCCACAGGGTTTCGTAGAAGAAGAAGGACATGCCGGCGAAGGTGCGATCGCGGATGGCATCAATCTGCTGACGGATCCAGTCCATGGCAATTGGCCGCCTCTTGAGGCCGCTGAGAATGCCGATGCTAGTGGGAATACGGGACCGCACCCGCTGTAGGGGCGTCCGGTTCAATTCCCAAACGAAGCGATCCAGATCCTGGCGGTAGACCTGCACAATCATCTCATCGACATAGCCTCGCCGCTGCCAAGTGGGCCAATCCTGCAGGAAATGGTCATAGGCAAAGGGATAGGGATTGGGGGCCACCGAAAACACGGCCTCTGGTCGCCGCCCCTTGACCACCCGATGCAGCTGGCCCACGAAGTCGGAGATGCGATCGGCCCGCCAGCGCAGCCACTCCGGATCGCGGCTATCGGTGGGAGGACGGCGGCCATCATGCTCGGCTTGATACTGGCCGACGGTGTAGGGGTCATAGCCGAATTCCACCGGCAACCCCAGGTGATCGTCTATCTGAAAGCCATCCACCTCGTAGTTGGCCATCAACTCATTCACCAGGGACAGCATGAACGCCTGCACCTGCGGGTGAAAGGGATTCAGCCAGCGACGGAGATCTTGTCCCTCGGCAGCAATGGGATTCCCATCCCCCTGCTGGGTAAACCACTCGGGATGGCGACGGGCCAACTCGTAGTCGGCGGGAGCCATGAAGCCGAACTCAAACCAGGGAATCACCGCTAGGCCCCGCTCATGGGCCAGGGTAATCAGCTCTAGCAACATATCCCGCCGGCCTTGGGCCGCCTCCAGGGCTGGGGTGCTGCGCTCGGCATAGAGTCGCTGTTGCTGGCCAATCACCTCTGCTGCAACACGACTGGGGAATAGGGTATAGCCCCAGTTCCAGACCGTTGGATACACCGTATTAAAATTCAGAGCCGCCAGCCGATCGAGGGCCGTCTCTAGCTGCTGCCGCGAGAATAAGACCTCGCTGTCGATGTTGGTCAACCAGACTCCGCGAGTTTCGGTGGTGGGAATGGTCGGAGCCGGAATGGACTCTCCTAGAGCTGGACGTTGAGTCGGTGGCCTCGCCTCTAAGGCATGGGCTTGGCAGAGAAGAATGGCCACCTCCGCATCGGTGATGGGCTCGGTGGGTCGCAGCCGACCTGCCTCAGCCTGTCCCGCCAGCAATCCCTGGGTTAGGGCCGCCGCCACCCCCTCCCGAGTGACGGCAGGAATCTGGGCCGCATCCTGGAAGTGCGTAGTGAGGATGCCATTAGGCGTGATCACCGGGGGAATTCCCAGGCTGGCCGCCAGGGCCATGAAGGCTTCTGCCCGCAGTAGGGGACGGGTAGGCTCGAAGTAGCGGCGGGGATAGTGGGCCGCCACGTGGGTCATCGC
This portion of the Halomicronema hongdechloris C2206 genome encodes:
- the trxA gene encoding thioredoxin, with product MVTKQKFQSFAELLAGSQQPLLVDFYATWCGPCQMMTGILEQVNAQLQGQLKVVKIDTDRYPQIASQHHIEALPTLVLFKQGQPVDRIEGVLAANQLIERLQPHL
- the fabG gene encoding 3-oxoacyl-[acyl-carrier-protein] reductase, which gives rise to MAALQDQVAIITGASRGIGRAVAQTLAAEGAKVVVNYARSGDAAEAVVAQIHQQGGEGIALQADVSQTDQVDTLIQTTLDKWGRIDVLINNAGITRDTLLLRMKPADWQAVIDLNLTGVFLCTRAVAKLMLKQRQGRIVNIASVAGQMGNPGQANYSAAKAGVIGFTKTVAKELASRGVTVNAVAPGFIATDMTGDLSNAEEILKFIPLGRFGQPEEIAGMVRFLAADAAAAYITGQVFNVDGGMVMA
- the folK gene encoding 2-amino-4-hydroxy-6-hydroxymethyldihydropteridine diphosphokinase, which produces MESVSCAIALGSNLGDSVAILQGALAALNALPQTELARQSRLYRTKPVGPPQPDYLNGCALVTTRLTPEVLLQQLLTIERRFGRIRRERWGPRQLDLDLLLWDDIVLQTPSLQIPHPRMHERAFVLVPLAEIAADWVDPRSGQTIQDLAQQVGAQDVWPLTLAASP
- a CDS encoding glycoside hydrolase family 10 protein, encoding MFPFRSGMARLMGLVTLILTTFLVIGLAPDGTSRLSFPASMAGLPTPTSCAPTEQPVVDDATVTSNSAVTWAEFLEQLQRVLAAGPTPDWPPNAFEQALGVTAMTHVAAHYPRRYFEPTRPLLRAEAFMALAASLGIPPVITPNGILTTHFQDAAQIPAVTREGVAAALTQGLLAGQAEAGRLRPTEPITDAEVAILLCQAHALEARPPTQRPALGESIPAPTIPTTETRGVWLTNIDSEVLFSRQQLETALDRLAALNFNTVYPTVWNWGYTLFPSRVAAEVIGQQQRLYAERSTPALEAAQGRRDMLLELITLAHERGLAVIPWFEFGFMAPADYELARRHPEWFTQQGDGNPIAAEGQDLRRWLNPFHPQVQAFMLSLVNELMANYEVDGFQIDDHLGLPVEFGYDPYTVGQYQAEHDGRRPPTDSRDPEWLRWRADRISDFVGQLHRVVKGRRPEAVFSVAPNPYPFAYDHFLQDWPTWQRRGYVDEMIVQVYRQDLDRFVWELNRTPLQRVRSRIPTSIGILSGLKRRPIAMDWIRQQIDAIRDRTFAGMSFFFYETLWTSDTETFDQRYQALQAAFAAPARRPRP
- a CDS encoding NUDIX hydrolase codes for the protein MPIHQEPPQLLKQRLFYEGRKFNFEVNRLRLPNKAEGDWECIRHPGGALAVPVTPSGELVLVRQYRFALQGRLLEFPAGTVEPDEHPATTIQRELEEETGYRAHTWQPIGNFPLAPGYSDEIIYAFLATDLEHLDDGPQTDIDEDIEVILMTPEALTKAILSGEAVDAKSIASLFMVRPYLDALAPAET